Proteins from a single region of Chrysemys picta bellii isolate R12L10 chromosome 9, ASM1138683v2, whole genome shotgun sequence:
- the HEPH gene encoding hephaestin produces the protein MESCWQLLPQSLFFLHLLLLPIFAEGATRVYYLGICEVEWNYAPTGKNIITGRSIKDDPEASTFLQSGKDRVGSTYKKSVYKQYSDSTYTREIPKPAWLGFLGPIIRAEVGDTITVHLKNFANRPHTVHPHGVFYKKDSEGSLYPDMSSQDHKKDDAVPPGGNHTYTWTVPEDHSPVADDPTCLTWVYHSHTDAPKDIASGLIGPLLTCKEGALTGTSQRRHDVDLDFFLMFSVIDENLSWHLDENIALFCTDPESVDKEDEEFQVSNRMHAINGYVYGNLPEMTMCAGDHVAWHLFGMGSETDVHTAFFHGQTLTIRGHRSDVASLFPATFVTADMIPSSTGRWLLSCQVNNHLQAGMEAVYEVRQCSQKTPESSMNGTVRKYYIAAKEVQWNYGPSGLDQGTGKSLQEPGSSSEQFFKHSARQIGGTYWKAKYVEYTDSTFRVEKQRSEEEMHLGILGPVIKAEVGDTVLVTFANKASWPFSIQPHGVLYGKKWEGTLYHDGLSWNGASVEPLHNFTYHWTVPQHVGPTASDPPCLTWMYSSAINPIRDTSSGLVGPLVICRPGTLNTSNKQKGIDKEFYLLFSVFDENLSWYLPANIKYYLRKEEAFVTKDESFKESNRMHAINGFMFYNLPKLEVCKGDTVSWHFLGLGTDTDVHGAAFQGNTIQMNGMRRYATNLFPHTFATALMQPDHEGTFEIYCQTSNHYQSGMKARYSVSKCGKGTPAPDPQYEEVRTHYIMAQEVEWDYSPDRSWELEHHNISGQESYGNQFLSNENGLLGSKYKKAIYREYTDGTFRIPKNRTIDEEHLGILGPFIWAEVGDVLNIVFKNNATQAYSIHAHGVLERNDGQVEAAKPGDIVTYRWDVPERSGPGPNDSVCVSWVYYSMVDPVKDMYSGLIGPLKVCRKGALGSDGKRKGINREFALLFLVFDENLSWYLEENVKTYAHGNQSKINLQDEEFVESNKMHAINGKLYANLPGLTMHQGDWVNWYLLGMGQELDVHTVHFHAETFIYRNGKSYRADVVDLFPGTFEMVEMVVGNPGTWLLHCHVSDHIHGGMEALYRVLPRQETVPMILKTKGEPSPEDESHKVVMFGAKMSQEQVEVTVIVLAVVGIVLFLVASFLLGMIIHLERQRRVKTQQEVHTG, from the exons ATGGAATCTTGTTGGCAACTGCTGCCTCAGTCTCTGTTTTTCCTTCATTTGCTGCTGTTGCCCATCTTTGCTGAAGGTGCCACCAGAGTCTATTACCTGGGTATCTGTGAGGTGGAATGGAATTATGCTCCAACAGGGAAGAACATAATCACAGGCCGAAGCATTAAAGATGACCC AGAAGCCTCTACATTCCTCCAGTCTGGCAAGGACAGGGTGGGAAGCACTTACAAAAAATCTGTGTATAAGCAATACTCAGACTCCACGTATACAAGAGAGATCCCCAAACCTGCCTGGCTGGGATTTCTTGGGCCCATCATACGAGCAGAAGTGGGCGACACCATTACCGTACACCTAAAAAACTTTGCCAACCGGCCACACACAGTCCATCCTCATGGCGTCTTCTACAAGAAGGACTCAGAAG GGTCCCTGTACCCCGATATGTCCTCACAGGATCATAAGAAGGATGATGCTGTTCCACCAGGAGGGAATCACACATATACTTGGACTGTCCCTGAAGATCACAGCCCGGTGGCTGATGACCCAACCTGCTTGACCTGGGTCTACCACTCTCACACTGATGCACCGAAGGACATTGCTTCTGGGTTGATTGGGCCATTACTGACATGCAAAGAAG GAGCTCTGACTGGCACATCTCAAAGACGGCATGATGTGGACCTTGATTTCTTTCTCATGTTCAGCGTGATTGATGAGAATCTTAGCTGGCATCTGGATGAGAATATTGCATTATTCTGCACCGACCCAGAATCTGTTGATAAGGAAGATGAGGAGTTCCAAGTGAGCAACAGAATGCATG CTATTAATGGTTATGTGTATGGGAACCTGCCTGAGATGACAATGTGTGCTGGGGATCACGTGGCATGGCACCTCTTTGGGATGGGGAGTGAGACTGACGTTCACACAGCCTTCTTCCATGGACAGACACTCACCATCAGAGGCCACAGGTCCGACGTGGCCAGCCTCTTTCCAGCCACTTTTGTTACAGCTGACATGATCCCCAGTAGCACTGGGAGATGGCTTCTGAGCTGTCAGGTCAACAATCACCTGCAAG CTGGAATGGAAGCAGTCTATGAAGTCAGACAGTGTTCTCAGAAAACTCCGGAGTCCTCCATGAACGGGACAGTTCGGAAATACTATATAGCTGCAAAGGAAGTACAGTGGAATTATGGACCCTCGGGGCTTGACCAGGGCACAGGGAAAAGTCTGCAGGAGCCAGGCAG CTCTTCTGAGCAGTTCTTCAAGCATAGCGCCAGGCAGATTGGGGGAACCTACTGGAAGGCCAAGTATGTGGAATATACTGATTCAACGTTCCGGGTAGAAAAACAACGGTCAGAAGAAGAGATGCATCTTGGGATACTTG GTCCAGTGATAAAAGCTGAAGTGGGAGACACCGTTTTGGTGACATTTGCTAACAAAGCCTCTTGGCCCTTCAGTATCCAGCCCCATGGTGTGCTTTATGGAAAGAAGTGGGAAGGAACGTTGTACCATGATG GTCTGTCGTGGAATGGGGCTTCAGTTGAACCTCTCCATAACTTCACATACCACTGGACTGTACCACAGCACGTTGGACCCACTGCCAGTGACCCTCCTTGCCTGACCTGGATGTACTCCTCTGCGATAAATCCCATCCGAGATACCAGTTCCGGCTTAGTGGGCCCTCTGGTGATCTGCAGACCTGGGACTCTCAACACCAGCAACAAGCAG AAAGGGATCGACAAGGAATTTTACCTCCTGTTCAGTGTATTTGATGAGAACCTCAGCTGGTATTTGCCTGCAAATATAAAATACTATTTGAGAAAGGAAGAGGCTTTTGTGACAAAGGATGAAAGCTTCAAGGAGTCCAACAGGATGCACG CAATTAATGGATTTATGTTCTATAACTTGCCCAAGCTGGAAGTGTGTAAAGGGGACACTGTGTCTTGGCACTTTCTGGGTCTGGGCACTGACACAGATGTGCATGGAGCTGCATTCCAGGGAAACACTATTCAGATGAATGGGATGAGGAGATATGCAACCAATCTGTTCCCTCACACGTTTGCTACCGCCCTCATGCAGCCTGATCATGAAG GCACTTTTGAGATCTACTGTCAGACTAGCAACCATTACCAGTCTGGGATGAAGGCGCGTTACTCTGTTTCAAAGTGTGGCAAAGGGACACCTGCTCCTGATCCCCAATATGAGGAGGTGCGGACACACTACATCATGGCACAAGAGGTGGAGTGGGACTACTCACCAGATCGCAGCTGGGAGCTGGAACACCACAACATCTCTGGGCAGGAAAG CTATGGCAACCAATTTCTGAGCAATGAGAACGGACTCCTGGGCTCCAAGTACAAGAAGGCAATTTACAGGGAATACACTGATGGGACATTCAGAATACCCAAGAACAGGACCATCGATGAGGAGCATTTAGGGATATTGG GTCCTTTTATCTGGGCAGAAGTTGGAGATGTCCTCAACATTGTGTTTAAGAACAATGCTACACAAGCCTACTCCATTCATGCGCATGGGGTATTGGAAAGGAATGATGGACAGGTGGAAGCTGCAAAGCCTG gtgacattgtaacttACCGCTGGGATGTTCCTGAAAGATCCGGTCCAGGACCAAATGATTCTGTCTGTGTTTCTTGGGTTTACTACTCTATGGTGGATCCTGTAAAG GATATGTACAGTGGCCTGATAGGCCCCCTAAAGGTCTGCCGTAAAGGGGCGCTGGGCTCTGATGGGAAGAGGAAGGGCATCAACAGGGAGTTTGCACTCCTCTTTCTGGTTTTTGATGAAAATCTGTCATGGTACCTGGAGGAAAATGTGAAAACATATGCACATGGGAATCAGAGCAAAATCAACCTGCAGGATGAAGAATTTGTGGAAAGCAACAAAATGCATG CCATCAATGGGAAGCTCTACGCAAACTTGCCTGGACTGACCATGCACCAAGGAGACTGGGTGAACTGGTacctgctgggaatgggccaggAGCTCGATGTGCATACAGTCCATTTTCATGCCGAGACCTTCATATACAGG AACGGCAAGAGCTACAGGGCAGATGTTGTGGATCTGTTCCCTGGGACCTTTGAAATGGTGGAGATGGTGGTTGGGAACCCTGGGACGTGGTTGCTTCATTGCCATGTGTCAGATCATATTCATGGTGGCATGGAGGCACTCTACAGAGTCTTACCCAGACAAG AAACAGTGCCCATGATCTTAAAGACAAAAGGAG AGCCCTCTCCTGAGGATGAGTCCCATAAGGTCGTTATGTTTGGAGCCAAGATGTCTCAGGAGCAAGTGGAGGTCACAGTCATCGTTCTGGCTGTTGTAGGGATTGTGCTGTTCCTCGTTGCCAGCTTCCTGCTGGGTATGATCATCCACCTCGAGAGGCAAAGGAGGGTTAAGACGCAACAGGAGGTCCATACTGGATGA